In the genome of Candidatus Hydrogenedentota bacterium, the window AGCCACTGGAACGCTTCCTTGATTTTGACGGGCCTCATGCGGCGAAACTGCTCAATAACGGCGACTGGCTCGGGGAAGTGAAGCTTTTGGATTTCTTGCGTGATGTAGGCAAGTTTTTTTCTGTAAATATGATGCTGAACCGCGAAACGGTACGTGTGCGTCTGGACGAAGAGGGGCGCGGAATTTCCTACACTGAATTCTCTTATATTTTGCTGCAATCCTATGATTTCCTCTATCTGAACAAACATTATGGCTGTCGTCTTCAATTAGGCGGTTCCGATCAATGGGGAAATATTGTGTCCGGAATGGATCTCAGCAGACGTTTGGCCAATGCAGAAACGTATGGGTTGACCTTTCCTTTGGTAACCAAGTCGGACGGCTCAAAATTTGGGAAATCGGAGGGGGGCAATATCTGGCTGGACGCAAACCGTACTTCTCCCTATCGCTTTTATCAATTCTGGCTGAATCAGTCTGATTCAGACGTGGGGCGCTATCTTCGATTCTTTTCCTTTCTCGAAGAGGAAGAAGTGCACGCTCTTGAGAATGCAGTCATAGAGAAACCACAGGAACGAGCTGCACAGAAAAAGCTGGCGGAAGAAGTGACAAAGCTGGTTCACGGCGATACTGCACTGGAAAACGCGAAACACGCATCCAACGCTATGTTTGGCGGAGATATCAGCCGGTTGGATGCTGCCACGCTTAAAGACGTATTCAGTGAAGTGCCTAGCGCTCAGTTATCAGCTAAGGTGTTGAATACAGAACCTTTACTTTTAGATGCGCTGGTTGAAGCGCAAGTATTTAAGAGTAAAGGGGAAGGGCGGCGTCTGATCCGTTCCGGCGGTCTTTATATCAATAATTCTCGCATAGATGGGGAAGATCAAAAATTGACGTCAAGCTGTCTGTTGTCCGGTGATATGATGGTCGTGAGAACGGGAAAAAAGAACTATTTTCTGCTTGATTTTAGCTGATTCCCTTGGAACTGCGGGAGATAGTAGGTGGGAAGATGGTGCCCGAGGCGAGACTTGAACTCGCACCCTGTTTCCAGGACTAGATCCTTAGTCTAGCGTGTCTGCCAATTCCACCACCCGGGCAAAGAATCCATCTCGGAAAGTGTAGCAAAAAACAGGCAGATAATTCAATGTGCTTAGCAGCTTGTGTATGGGAAGCTTATTCTGCCGTCTCCTGAAGGGCAAAGCGGAAGTTTTTGCCGCTCACCACATCGTCGCCGACGAGTATGGGGTCTCCTTCTTCGGGCAGGAATATTTTCATGGGACAGAAGTCGAAGATATCCTTTTGTATATCAATTCCGGGCATAACATGGGTCAGTTCCATGCCTCTGGCAGTGAGGCGGAAAGCGCCCACAGGGGTAGCATAAAAGACCTGTTTTCCCTGTTCCAGTGCCACGGATCCGTTGAAGGTGATTTCATCCACTTTTTCAATAAACTTTGGTCTGCCCGCTTCAATAATGTTGATTTTATTATCACGGATTTCGACAACCGCATCTTCTCCCCAGTTACAGCAAAAGAGGATGGATTTAGATGAGGTAATGAGATCGATGAAGCCGCCGGAACCTACGTGATTTTTAGCACCTTCTCCCCGTTTAGAGACGTTCACATTGCCTTGATTGTCTACCTGTAACGCGCCCAAAATGACCCAGTCGAGCCGTTCATAAATGCGGTCAAAAGCGACGCTGGTCGTCACGATTTCATTTGGATTTACGGCGGCTCCGAAAAAGATACCGGGCGCAGACACACCGCCAAAGACGCCGCTTTCGTTAATCATGTATAGATCGTTCATGACGCCGCTTTCATACAGCAGGCGTGCCACCTCTTCGGGAAGACCGAATCCGATATCCACATGATCCCCTTTGCGCGCATTCAACGCGAATATGTGGGTTGCCAGTCGGGCGAGGGCGTCATCAATGGCAAATCGTTCTGGCGTAATCTTTAAAATTTTATTGATCATCCTCAGTTTTTCGAGCCCCTTATCAATAGGGGTTGTACTGAAGGGGGTAAGAAAATCCCAGTAGTGTTTTTGTTTGATGGTAGTTGTTTGTTCGGTACCGGGCCAATAGACAACAGCATCCACATATTCTTTGGGGAGAAATTCTTCGTCGAATCCCTCTTCGACGATCATCCCCACATTCACAATGCAGCGGCCTCCGTTGCGTTTGGCTGCTTTTGCAATGGAAAAAGCCTCACAGATGACGGACCCGGTTTTAAAGTAAATATTGCCTTTGCGATCTGCTGCGGCAGCGGAGAAAAGGGCGGTGTCTATATAGGGCAGCGAATATTTAAATCGTCCGTCTTCCAGCACCTCGACCCATTGATCGGTACCGGTTCCTGCAACAGGTGTGCCTGTGCCGACGCGTGGATCGATAAAGGTTCCTTTCCCGGTATGCTCACGGATGATGTAATTGACGCCTTCTTCGGCTTGGGCACGAAAAATGTGTGTAACAGAACCTAAGAGACTGCATTGCAATTCCAGCTTCCCTTCTTGGGCAAGTTGCAATTGTCTCTTGAACATTTCTGTATGGGAAACAATCATGCGCGTGTTTAACCCATCCACAGCGAGCTCTTCCACGGTTCCGGGAACTAGGCCGCGGCCGCCTTGTCCGCCGATACCGACGACAGTCAGATTGGCGGGATGCCTTGCCTTTAGGAAGTGATCGCGGATAGCTCTATATAAGAGGGCAGGGCGCTGATTACCGCCAATGCCTGAAATTCCCATTACGGCATTGTCCGGGATGAGCCCTGCCGCCTCCCACGCCGTCATGAATTTGGAGTTCTCTTTTACCGGCGAAGGATAGTGGATATTGAATCTGTTCCAGTTTAGCCGCCAACGAAGTACTTGCGCCCATAACTTGATTTTTTCAACAGTGTTCATGGCTCATCTCCTTTGTTAGTAGATGACGATCAACAGCGCAGCTGCCTAGCTTCTATCTTGCTTGACCCATGACCTGTATTGAACAAATGGAAAAGGAGCGCTGCACGCTATTCTTGCAATTCAAATTGGAATCCTTCACCCGTTATGATGTCGCGTCCAACGACTAAAGGTGTTCCGGATTCAGGCAGCACAATTTTCATGGGCGAGGCATCAAGAATATCTTTTTGTATATCCACGCCCGGCATGACATACATAAGTTCCATGCCGCGTTTTGTCAGTTTGAATGCGCCTACATAGGTAACGTAAAAAACTTCTTTTCCGTGCTTGAGCGCTTCCTGACCGTTAAAGGTTATTTCATCAACTTTATCCACAAATTTAGGTTTGCCCGGATCGATCACTTTAATTTTGTCGCCTTGTACTTCCACATTGGCGTGGGCGCCCCAGGCTGAGCAGAACAAGATGGACTTGGAACAGGTAACCAAGTCAATGAATCCGCCGGGGCCCACATGCTGCATGGGCAATTCTCCGCGCTTGGATACATTCACATTGCCTTGGCTGTCTGCCTCAATCACGCCCAATATAACCCAGTCCAGCCGTTTATACATCATGTCAAAGACGTGGGCGGAAGGGATCAATTCTCTTGGATTAATGGCCGCGCCAAAGAAAACGCCCGGTGCCGCTACACCGCCAATGGCGCCTGCTTCCGTGAGCATATTTAATTGTTTCATGACGCCGCTTTTGTATAGGAGCCGTGCTACTTCTTCAGGCAGACCAATACCTATATCCACATAGTCGCCGTGCCTGGCGTGGTCAGCAAATACTTTTGTCGCGAGCCGTGCCAAGGCATCATCAATGGGCTTGCGTTTGGACATAACGCCTAGAATATTGTTGATGAGCCGCGCACGCTTCAATCCCTTATCCGTGTCCGTGGTGCTCAACGGTGTAAAGCAATCCCAGTATTTGCGATGTTTAATCGTAGCCGTTTGTTCTGTTTCAGGCCAATACACAATGGCGTCTACATCGGAAGCGGGCAGATAGTTGTTATCGTATCCTTCTTCCACCAATTTCCCAACATTCACGAGGGTGCGCCCGCCATTACGCTTGGCGGCTTTGGCAATATATATGGCGTCTCCAATAACAGCGGAGCCTTTAAAATAAATATTTCCTTTGGCATCCGCTGCAGGCGCGTTGAACACGGCTGTATCAATAAAGGGCATGGTAAATTTGAGTTTGCCGTCTTCCGGCACTTCAACCAATTGTTCGGCATCAGTCGGCCAAATGGGTGAGCCTTGTCCAACACGAGGATCGATAAAGGTGCCGATGCCCGTTTCTGTGACGAAAGAATTTCTGCCTTCGGCTTGTTCGCGGAACATAAAAGACATGACGCCAATGAGCGAGCACTGGAGTTCGAGATGGCCTTCTTTTGCGAGGCGATGCTGTTGTTTAAAGGTTTCGGTATGGGCGGTGATCAAGCGTGTATTCAGGCCGGATAAAGCCAATTCCTCAAGGGTGCCGGGAACGCGTCCGCGTCCGCCCTGACCGCCAACAGTCAATACGGTGAGTCCTTTAGGATGTCCTGTTTTCACAAAGCTATCTCGAATCGCCCAGTATAAAAGAGAGCATCGTTGATTGCCGCCCATGCCGGAACAAGCAATTACCGCATTGTCGGGAATTAGTTGTACCGCATCCCAAGCATTCATAAATTTGGGATTATCTTTCACCGGAATCGGATACTTTAAATTACGTTTGTTCCAATTCATTCTCCATTGATACACATGGGCGTAAATACCTAGACGCTCAAAAAAATTCATAGTGCTTTTTCCTGTACTGCTTCTGTACCAAAACTCAACGTCACGCAGTGCTGTGTCCTTTGCTCAAGTTTTAGTTTAAGCCCTGAATAAATGCTATCCCAGCCTGCAGCGCGGTTTTGTTGGTTTGGACCAACTCTTGTTTCTTGGGGTTGCGTTCTTCATCCAGAATTTGGATTAGCGTTGCAATTTCCAAAGTGGGTTCTGCGGCTAAGAAGGCTCCCAATGCAACCATATTTGTTGCTTGTTCCGTGCCTGCAGCGTCCCGTGCCAATTGCGTCGCCGGTACATATAATACACGAAGCGCAGTGCTGTCTGCGAAAGTTTCCGGAGTAATCATAGAACTATTAGCAATAATGAGCCCGTTTTCTTGCATTGTCGGCAAGAAGTGGGAGAAGGATTGTTGGTTGAGCAAAATCGCCGCGTCAGGTTCATCAAAAAGTGGAGAACCAATCGTAGTATCGGAGAGGCGTACCACACAGTTGGCGGTGCCGCCGCGCATAGCGACGCCATAAGTGGGCATGTAACTGGTCTGAAGTCCTTGGCGTAATGCTGCCCGAGCAAGGAGATCTCCTAAAAACAAGATTCCCTGCCCTCCAAAACCGGCGACCAACCATTCATGATTCATGGGGACAGCTTCCTTCCAATATAAGAGCTTCCGAAAAGGACGGGCTTTTTCTACCGTCGGAGCTTTTAAATAAACCTAAGGGAAAAACAGCGCACATTTCTTGAGCAACCCAAGCCTGCGCATCCGCCGGGCTTAATTTAAGATTGGTGACACAGGGCGACAAGATCTCCACGAAGCCGAGACCTGATCCCAATAATTGCGCTTCGAAAGCGCGGAAGACGGCTTTGCGCGCACGTATTACCTGCTTGGCGTTGAATACCGCCACGCGCTCGCTATAGGCAACGCCGTCAAAACCGGCCAGTAATTCCGCCATTTTAATCGGATTGCCGTCCCTTTCGGGGGAACGGCCGAAAGGAGTCGTTGTGGTCTTCTGACCCGGAAGGGTGGTGGGCGCCATTTGCCCGCCTGTCATGCCTTATACGGCGTTGTTAATAAAAATCACCGTAATTTTTTCGCCGCGGTTTGCTGTGTGAATGGTCTCGCACATGCCGATACTTGCGAGATCGCCGTCGCCTTGATAGGTGAAAACAACGAGATTGGGATTGGCCCGTTTCATGCCTGTGGCAACTGCCAAGGCGCGTCCGTGAGCCGCTTCCACCGTATCCACATCAAAGTAATCGTACATCATGACGCTGCACCCGGCGGAAGCAACACCAACAGCTTTATCTTGCAGCCGGAAATGATCCAGTGCTTCCGCAACGAGCCGATGGGCAACGCCATGTCCGCAGCCGGGACAGTAATGGGTTGCTTTGTCACACAAGCTTTGAGGTCGGCTGTAAATAGGCTTAACGGCCATGGTCAGCACTCCTTTATTTTTTCGAGAATCTGGCTGGGGGTAGGCACACCGCCGCCGGGACGCCCATAGAAACGCACTTCAATATCATCAGGAACAGAGAGTCGCACATCATCCAACATTTGTCCCATATTCATTTCTACAACCAGCACGCGTTTGATGGACGTGGTCAATTGGCACAATTGTTCTGATGGAAAGGGATACAAAGTTATGGGACGGAACAAACCCACGCGCAGCGATTCATCACGGGCGGCGCGAAGAGCGGATAAAGCAATCCGTGCGGCAGAACCAAAGGCAACAAGGAGCAGCTCTGCATCTTCTACAAAAAGTTCCTCCCCTTCAGGGAGTTCTTTCTCAATTACTTTGTATTTTTCCCACAACACATTGTTGTGCAATTCTTGATCATTGCCCGATAAGAACATGCTGCGTATATTTTGTGCAGGCCGATTGTGCGCGCCTGCAAGTGCCCAGTCCTTGGGCGGAATAAGGGGCTCATGGTCGTGTTGCATACAAACAGGTTCTTTTAATTGACCTAGGATCGCGTCGCTAAGGATCAGCACCGGGTTGCGGTAGCGCTCCGCAATCTCAAAGGCTTTCAAAGGGAAGTCAAACATTTCCTGGGCTGTGGATGGGGCAAGGACGACGGTTCGATAGTCGCCGTGTCCGCCGCCCCGCGTCGCTTGATAGTAATCCGCTTGGGTGGGCTTGATACCGCCCAAGCCGGGACCGCTGCGCATGACATCAACAATAAGGCAGGGCAGCTGAGAACCTGCCAGAAAGGAAATACCCTCCTGCATGAGTGAGATGCCCGGACCGGAAGAACTGGTCATAACCCGAGCGCCTGCCGCTGCTGCGCCCAAAACCATGTTAATCCCTGCCAGCTCGCTTTCCGCTTGTAAAAAGACACCGCCCGTCTCAACCAAGCGGCGCGATAAATATTCCGGTATCTGGTTTTGCGGTGAAATGGGGAAGCCAAAATAACAGTTTAATCCCGCTTGGACAGCACCTTCAGCAAGGGCAATATTTCCTTGCACTAAGCTCAGACTATTGGAAGAGGATTGACGGCGTTCTAAGATAGCGCTCATGATGCCTCCTCGTGGATATGTTGGTAGACCGTTATCGCTGCATCGGGACAAACCTGCCAACACAGACCGCAAGCGGTGCACTTTGTCATATCGCCCGGTATCGCCGGATAATATCCTGCTTTATTCAACGCTGTACCGCTATGAATAAGCTTGGGCGGGCAGGCGGGAATGCAAAGATAACACCCTTTGCATTTTTCAGGATCAATCTCTATAAATCCGGAAGGTTTCGAGGGCTGTATTACTTTTGCCGTCATGATCAGTACCAATGCTCCCATTCCATGTTGTCAAACAATTAATTTTGGGTAAGTTCAAAAACTTTTGAGTATTGCTTGGTTTTTGACGATCAACAAAATATCGAATTTTACAGCACACCGTATTTATTTGCGCCTTGAATATCATGATAAGATGAAAGCTGATCTCGTTTCAAGGACAGTAAGGTTATTTTTCTATCATATTGAATTTAAAGTAATTGTTTCTCGTTAAACGGCTAAAATAGCTTCTTTAATGCACATTTTTGGGTCGAAATTGTGCATCTTTATAAACCGGTAGGTAGGTAGAGACACAAAACAAAATGCGATGCAATTCAAAAAGAACTGCATCGCATTAAAATATCGGGGCAGTCAATCACCGAAGTGATGACTCAGTCCATCGTAATTGACTCCGTCGGGCACACGTCAACGCAAGCACCGCAGTCGATGCATTCGTCTTCGTTCACAACGGCTTTATCATCTTGCATTACGATTGCTTCTGTGGGGCATTCGTCGACGCAATCACCACAACCAGTACAAGTTTCCGGATCTACTTTTGCCGTCATAATTAATATTCTCCTATCGTTTAGGGGTTTTTGTCAAATCTTCGTTCTCATTCAGGATGGATTGGAACGGAGGGAACAACGCATCTGCATGCTAATTATCCCATAATTGCCCCCATTATTTCCAGTTTATTTTTTGCAGTATTAGCGTGATTATACCTCTTTTTTTTATACCCTGATACCATGTTTATAACGGAAATGAGGCAGGTCAATATGATATGATAGTTCGCTGGAAATTGCAAAGCTTAGGCTCTTTCCTGTAGCGTAGACATGGTTCCTGTAACATTGGCGTAGGCGTATATAAAATAGAAGCGGAGGGTTTATTATGGCCGGTCGACCCATTGGCGTAGTAACTTTTGATTTGTGGGATTGTGTGTTCTGTGATGAAAGCGATGAGCCGAAGCGGGCGGCAGCAGGATTAGCCCCCAAGCCTGTGGCCCGACGTCAGCTGCTCTTTGACGCGCTGGCGCGGCACGGCGCTATAGATCGAGAATCTGTGAATCTTGCCTTTGATGTAGCAGATCAAGCCTTTCGTAAAGTGTGGCACGAACAATTCGTCACGTGGACCACGAAAGAACGTGTTCAAGTTATTCTTGAAGGATTAAAGCGCAGCTTAGCGCCTGCAGAATTGGATGCTGTAGTAGATGGTATTGAGCGCATGGAATTGGATACGAGTCCTGATCTCGCGCCCGGCGTGGGAGAGGCTTTGGCTGAACTGCATGGCCGTTATAAACTAGCCGTTATTTCAGACGCTATCTTTTCGCCCGGACGCTATCTCCGCGCTATTTTGGAAAAATACAATTTACTTTCTTATTTTGACTATTTCGTTTTTTCTGATGAAATCGGATACAGCAAACCTCATCCTGCCTTATTCGAATCTGTGGCGTCACATTTTGGGGTCGCGGTGGAAGATATTGTCCATATCGGTGACCGCCCCCATAATGACATTGGCGGCCCTCACAAGGTTGGTGCGCGAGGCGTATTGTTGACCGTTGTAAAAGATAGACCCCTTGATGGGCACATACCGGATGCGGTATGCAACGATTACGCTGATTTGGCGCAAGTACTGAAATCCTTGGAATCCTAATTTTTTCGGAAAAGTTTTTCTTTAGTTGGAGAGTCGCCACGATGCCGCAATTTGAAATGCCGTTGGAACAATTGGAATGCTATCTCGGCACCAATCCGAAGCCCGATGACTTTGACGCCTACTGGGATCGCGGCCTCGACGAAATTCGGCATTTGGATTTCAATGTGGAATTGCTTCCCGCAGATTTTCAAACCCCTTTCGCCGAGTGTTTCCATTTGTACTTTAACGGTACCGGCGGCGCCCGTGTTCATGCGAAGTATTTGCGGCCTAAAAAAGCTGCTTCGCCGCATCCGGCCGTGCTTCTTTTTCATGGGTACACGGGCAGTTCCGGAGACTGGCAAGACAAACTCGGCTATGCAGCCATGGGTTTTTCCGTGGTTGCCTTGGACGTGCGCGGGCAAGGCGGATTGTCAGAAGATCCCGGCGGCGTGAAAGGAAACACCCATACGGGGCAGATCATTCGCGGCGTGGATGATGATCCCGACAAGTTGTTTTTTCGGCATGTCTTTTTGGACACAGCCGCCCTTGCCGCAATTGTCATGGACTTCCCGGAAGTGGATTCGCAACGGGTGTGCGCCATGGGAAATTCTCAAGGCGGGGCGTTGACGCTTGCTTGTGCCGCGTTGGAACCAAGGATCCGACGGCTTGCGCCCTTGTGTCCTTTTCTTTGTGATTATCAGCGCGTGTGGGAAATGGATCTCGCTGTGGATGCTTATTTGGAGTTGAAGACTTTTTTCAGACTCTATGATCCGCGTCACGAACGAGAAAAAGAAATTTTTACACGGCTGGGTTATATTGATTGCCAACATCTTGCAGGTCGAATCGAAGGCGAGACCTTGATGGCAATTGGACTGATGGATGAAATTTGCCCGCCTTCCACGCAATTCGCTGCCTACAATAAAATTAATGCAAAACGAGAACGAGTCTTATACCCTGATTTCGGTCATGAAATGTATCCGGGATTTTTAGACCGCGTGTATCAGTTCTTTGGTGAATTGCTTTGAGCGGGGCATCGATTTAATGACATATAAAATGAAGTTGCCGGAATTGAATCCGGTTTATGAGACGCAGGTAACGTACGCAACAATGTTCAATAGGAGAAAGATCATTTCATGAGCAAGCCTTTACGTTTTTTAATTCCTGATGGATATTCTCAAGAGAGTCGTGCTGAGTTTGACCGTGTCAAGATGACCTTGGCAGGCGATTTATACGCACAGTTATTGAAGCGCCGCATGCCCGACGCAGAGTATGACATTTGGTTCAGCAGCGATCCCGGCGCGGAGCCGCCCACTGATGAGGCACTGGAAGGATACGCAGGCGTCATTTGGCCCGGCTGTAATCTGACCATTTATCATGATGATGATCCGCGCGTACAAAGTCATTTGCGGCTCGTTGAGCGCGCTTATGAAGCGGGCGTCCCCCAATTTGGCAGTTGCTGGGCAATTCAACTGGCTACTTTTGTGGCAGGCGGCGTGACCGAGCCCCATCCGAAAGGACGTGAAATGGGGATCGCCTTAAATATTCGGGTGACAGACGCAGGCAAGACCCATCCCATGATGAAAGGGAAACCGCCCGTCTTCTCTCACTTTGTCAGTCATGATGACTATGTGTCTCAAGTGCCGGATTGTGCTGAAGTCCTTGCGTTGAATT includes:
- a CDS encoding tyrosine--tRNA ligase, with translation PLERFLDFDGPHAAKLLNNGDWLGEVKLLDFLRDVGKFFSVNMMLNRETVRVRLDEEGRGISYTEFSYILLQSYDFLYLNKHYGCRLQLGGSDQWGNIVSGMDLSRRLANAETYGLTFPLVTKSDGSKFGKSEGGNIWLDANRTSPYRFYQFWLNQSDSDVGRYLRFFSFLEEEEVHALENAVIEKPQERAAQKKLAEEVTKLVHGDTALENAKHASNAMFGGDISRLDAATLKDVFSEVPSAQLSAKVLNTEPLLLDALVEAQVFKSKGEGRRLIRSGGLYINNSRIDGEDQKLTSSCLLSGDMMVVRTGKKNYFLLDFS
- a CDS encoding 2-oxoacid:ferredoxin oxidoreductase subunit gamma; this encodes MNHEWLVAGFGGQGILFLGDLLARAALRQGLQTSYMPTYGVAMRGGTANCVVRLSDTTIGSPLFDEPDAAILLNQQSFSHFLPTMQENGLIIANSSMITPETFADSTALRVLYVPATQLARDAAGTEQATNMVALGAFLAAEPTLEIATLIQILDEERNPKKQELVQTNKTALQAGIAFIQGLN
- the vorB gene encoding 3-methyl-2-oxobutanoate dehydrogenase subunit VorB yields the protein MSAILERRQSSSNSLSLVQGNIALAEGAVQAGLNCYFGFPISPQNQIPEYLSRRLVETGGVFLQAESELAGINMVLGAAAAGARVMTSSSGPGISLMQEGISFLAGSQLPCLIVDVMRSGPGLGGIKPTQADYYQATRGGGHGDYRTVVLAPSTAQEMFDFPLKAFEIAERYRNPVLILSDAILGQLKEPVCMQHDHEPLIPPKDWALAGAHNRPAQNIRSMFLSGNDQELHNNVLWEKYKVIEKELPEGEELFVEDAELLLVAFGSAARIALSALRAARDESLRVGLFRPITLYPFPSEQLCQLTTSIKRVLVVEMNMGQMLDDVRLSVPDDIEVRFYGRPGGGVPTPSQILEKIKEC
- a CDS encoding 4Fe-4S binding protein produces the protein MTAKVIQPSKPSGFIEIDPEKCKGCYLCIPACPPKLIHSGTALNKAGYYPAIPGDMTKCTACGLCWQVCPDAAITVYQHIHEEAS
- a CDS encoding 4Fe-4S binding protein, encoding MTAKVDPETCTGCGDCVDECPTEAIVMQDDKAVVNEDECIDCGACVDVCPTESITMD
- a CDS encoding HAD family hydrolase, coding for MAGRPIGVVTFDLWDCVFCDESDEPKRAAAGLAPKPVARRQLLFDALARHGAIDRESVNLAFDVADQAFRKVWHEQFVTWTTKERVQVILEGLKRSLAPAELDAVVDGIERMELDTSPDLAPGVGEALAELHGRYKLAVISDAIFSPGRYLRAILEKYNLLSYFDYFVFSDEIGYSKPHPALFESVASHFGVAVEDIVHIGDRPHNDIGGPHKVGARGVLLTVVKDRPLDGHIPDAVCNDYADLAQVLKSLES
- a CDS encoding acetylxylan esterase, giving the protein MPQFEMPLEQLECYLGTNPKPDDFDAYWDRGLDEIRHLDFNVELLPADFQTPFAECFHLYFNGTGGARVHAKYLRPKKAASPHPAVLLFHGYTGSSGDWQDKLGYAAMGFSVVALDVRGQGGLSEDPGGVKGNTHTGQIIRGVDDDPDKLFFRHVFLDTAALAAIVMDFPEVDSQRVCAMGNSQGGALTLACAALEPRIRRLAPLCPFLCDYQRVWEMDLAVDAYLELKTFFRLYDPRHEREKEIFTRLGYIDCQHLAGRIEGETLMAIGLMDEICPPSTQFAAYNKINAKRERVLYPDFGHEMYPGFLDRVYQFFGELL
- a CDS encoding type 1 glutamine amidotransferase, with translation MSKPLRFLIPDGYSQESRAEFDRVKMTLAGDLYAQLLKRRMPDAEYDIWFSSDPGAEPPTDEALEGYAGVIWPGCNLTIYHDDDPRVQSHLRLVERAYEAGVPQFGSCWAIQLATFVAGGVTEPHPKGREMGIALNIRVTDAGKTHPMMKGKPPVFSHFVSHDDYVSQVPDCAEVLALNYWCPVQAVAVSYKKGVFWATQYHPEYNLQEMACLIRARAQRLIDQGWFKDEQDMAKYADNLEAIYKDPAIKYLCWQLKIDEHVIDDDIRECEFINWLKYAVCKEAY